ACCCTCCTATATGTATAACTTATTTGTATAGCAAGTGTTCATACAAATTTCTCCTGGCCCGCCCCTGCCGAGCTAGGGGCTTGACGAATCGCACCTTAAAACAATGGTGTAGAGAGGAACTTCTGAAATTAAAAaggaagcttgatgaataaGGGACACTAAAATCAGGTTCCACAAATAATACGGGTCATAAATCagatttttttcttccttaaaTTAAGTCTAAAATCATGGATACGCTGAAAGTTCAAATCTGCTATATTTTGCAAATTATTTTTGTGTTTAGTGAATAAGTAAaagtatttgtatatttagTAATACTAGTGTCTATGAACGTGCTTTGCACGTTACTCCCCATCAATGATGATACAAAAATGAACCCTAATGAATAATCCAGAGTCCCATGCCTACACCCGACTTGGAACTCAACCTCGACACCTGCCTACACCCGACTTGGAACTCAATCCCGACACCTGAATCAGACTCAACTTCCAAACCAAGACTCGACCCCGACTTCCGATCCAAGACCCGATCCAAAGTCATCCCATGACTCTACCCGAGACCCGACTTCTGACTCACTCAAGATTCGATCCCAATATTCGATCCTGGACCCGTTTCAAAACTCAACCCTGACAGCCGTTGACCTCGACACTTGACACCCGACACTGATTCGAGATCCAACTTCCGACACTAACTCCCGATCTAGGTCCCAATCCGAAAATTCGAATTTCGGATCGGGACCCGACTTTCGATCCGAGATTCGACGTGCACCCAAAATTTGAACCGGTATCTAACCCCACCTGATCCTGACATCTGACACGAAACCCGACCTCAACTTCTGACTCCTTACACGACCCGAGATTCGACCCCGACATCAGAGCCTAGACCTGACTTGCGAATCAGGATCTAACCCCGACACCCGATCCTCCCGACCTAGCATtagtgaacaagtaaaaatatttgtatatttagtAATATGAGGTCTTTATTTATGTATGGTTAATGATTTTCCCAAGTAAGAATAAGGGTTGAAAAAATAGTAAAGAATAAGGGTACTGCTTTTCTAGAAATATTACAAAGTTTAAAACTGATGGAAGATTACAATAGTAAGAATGCGGGTTGGAAATTCAGTTGATTACAAAATTTAAAACTGATGGAAGATTACAATAGTAAGAATGCGGGTTGGAAATTCAGTTGACTAATCAACATTGGAGATGAAACTTGTTATTAGTTAATTGCAACAtaatatttcaagaaaaaacTCTATCAACATTTCATACTAatactatcaatcactattttGTGCTATTATGCTAGTATTGTACAGCCAAAATGGTAACTATTATCAGACTTAAGTGTGTACAGGAACCGCAATGGCGGCACGAAATTTCATCAAAGTAGCCCCTTTTTAAGTCTTCTTTCAACAGCCAACAAGGCTGCAAATATATGTCTTTTGAAGAGTGAAAATAAAGATATCACAACCTGTAAAACTAAATCATACCGTGAAGAAGCTGAATTCAGATTTGCTCCTCAGCTCCCAAATGGTGCTTCAATAAAGCTTAACCGGTTCTCAACTGCAAAATTCATCATCTGCTTACGCTAATGATGGTGCTGACAAAGAACATGTCACTTTCACTGTACAAAAGCCTCCACCGATGGGGACTTTCTCTTCAAGCTGTGCTATTATCAGACGAGACGATGACATTTCCCTCTGTCAGAGGACTACAACCTGCTTGGACATGCTGTTTCTCCAACTGCTCTACTTCATTTGTGGGAAAGATTTCTGACTGAAGGGATGGGAATATTTTGTGGACATGCAACCATGTTGACTTCCAGAAACTATCCCCTCCTACAGGATTACTTGGCCCCAGAATTCCACTTGTTTTCATGACAAGTAGAGTGTTCTTTAGGAGTTCGGAAATGAGTTCAGGTATCTTCTCACTCCGTTTCCCTTTAAATTTCACCTTCATGCATCTCTCTGTAAGAGTCAATACCCCTAACCATAGTTTGCAGAAGGATGCCGACTGGCAGAGATGATGCAAAGACTCTAAAAACATTTTGAACATGAGCTTCAGTGCCAAAACTATTGCTCCTTCAGTGCTCCTATAATCCTTCACAGAGCTCGGCTGGGAAAGATTGAGTAATTCATCCACTAATGTAAATATCACCTGATCAAAACATTGCAACCACAAATCTTCTGGGATATGGATCCCATCAACTCCAGTCAAGCACCTCTGCAGCATCAAGATGGCATGATCCCTTACCTCTTCTCTCCGGTCTTTACAAAATTTCCGCAGTCCCTGTATCAGCCTGAGCCACATTTCTGTTATATCCTGGGTCATTTTAACAGCAGCCGCCTGCCCAAGTGCTTCCTTTGCCTTGTGAGACCATCTAATAAGAGAGATAAGTGATCCAGCCATCAGGTCTAAAGATCTCACAGATTGATCAACATTCCCAACATGGGAATCAGCAAACTGTGCCGCCACATTCAAACAGAGGACATAATTAGCAGGCAAGAGGTGGGCCCCATCAGCCATGATGAACGCTAGTGTATCAAATCCTGTTTCAGATGCTTCTGGATGCCGAGCAGCAAAAGAAAGCAGAGATATAATTGTCCGCCAGCCTATATGAGATCGTATCTGCATAGCATTTGCTTTGACAATGTGCATAACCTCCCGGGTTATCTGTTCAAGAAATGCATCAGCAACCCGAGCATCAAGCTTTAAGATAAGTTGCAGagacttgagaagctcatctgTGAGATTTTCCTTGTATGGAAGCAACCTTTGGCATATGCGAAGCAGACCAAACACAGCTTTCTCTACCAAAGTAGACGGCATAGTTGTAAAATGGACAACACTTTCTATGTGATCATAGACAACCTGCCAAAGAAGCATTATTCTGTCCCggttatttattgtgatagcAATAAGTAACTCTAGACAAAATACTGCAGTCTCTTCGTCTTCCAAAGAGTTATTTCGTTTGCGAGGCTTGCCTGCAGCCAACACAAGGGCCCGAACAAGCTGTAACAAGGACTCAGCTTGCAAGAATTTACTCTCAGCAAAGAAGCTATCAATGTGACAACTCTGAATTGTCTGAAGAGTCTGCTGACGTGCAGCAAGCTGTTGTTCAGTTGGCTGTGGTGCAGGTTCTTCATCAAGATATAATAGTTGGCTAAATACGCCCATTAAGCCAGATGATTTCCTTGATGGAGCCAATGAAGGAAAATGAGATGGTGATGGAGAAAGTGCAGTAGGTCTCCTAGGGTCCGCATCAGCAGTAGACTCTAAGTCATCAGCAGCATCACTAAAGAGACGTGTGGGGAGAAGGCCCAATTTGTGCAAACTCAAAATGCAGTCTAGGATATTCTTCCAACCAGAGCGAATGTGGTCTCCATATTTGTTTGCTATTGTGAAGACTGCTAATGTGACCAATCTAGCTTTACCATCTTCCGCAAATGCAACGGTAAATTCATCAACATAAGATGGAAGCAAAAGGGTAGTGAACTTGCAAAGAGATACTACCAAATCATTTAACACATCATCGAAGCTATAGGCAGCTGCAATTTTGGCAATGGCAAGGAATCCATTGATACATGCTTTCCAAACATCCTCTTGCTCCACATTATCAAAAACCACAGAGATGGCAGCAATTGCAGGACCAGACAACATAGTAAACATATCATAATCCAGATAAGGACCAGGATCACAGACAATATATGGGGAAGTTTGCCTTGATTTATGAACTAGACCAATCCAATGGCTTGGTGCCATCATTGGACTACCAGCACCTCGTTCTGGGGTAATCCGGATCTCATCCTCACAGATGGAGTGGTAAAGCTTGGACAAAAATTCCCGAGGGAGGTCATTTCCTCCGTTAATCCTCCGGTTGTTGCGGATGAAATCTTCCTCAGTCATCTTCTTTTTTACCTGGGCATTGTGTTGATCTGTGTTGAGCATAATAATTGAATATGACAATAATAGTGCAGCATCTTTGTCAGCCAGAATATTTTGCGACTGCTCGTAGTATCTCTCAGCAAATGCCTCAAGCACCCTCTGTATTTTCTGCGACTCTCCAGGCAATCTGAAGGTTTCTAAAAAGATTCGCAAGGCTATGTCTAAGTTCATGTCCCGAAAATCAAATGTTCCAGCAAATTCATGAAGCACTTCAGTATAGAAGTCTTCATGACTTCCTAGGAAATCCCCGATAAGATTCTTATCTAAGCCAGTCATATACCTGAAAAAGTATGCTACACTTTTTGGGTCACGTTTCTCAGGTAACAAATGCACTCCTTGGAGAAATTCCATACCCTTTTTTGGATCTCGGTTAAAGTGATCAACTCCAATCAACAATTTCCTCTTTATAAGCTTCATCTTACGAACAAATGGAACCCAATGATTAGGATCACTGTAGTCCTTGCATATCTCTGTCCAAAATGATCTATATTCACCCAGATCTATTGAAGCTTGTTCAGAAACAAATGAATCCTGGCTTATTCTATTGGCCATACCCTGCATCATGGCAATTAGACCATCCAAGGCAAGCGTATTTAAAGCTGATAGTGGGATGTTGACCGGAAAGGAACTTTTGGATAATAGGTTTGAAAGGTCTTCAAATACATTGCTGCAAGATATGTCACAATCAAAATTTGCATACATCTCAGGCATGAACATGGACTGCCTACAGAAGTCAACAAGAGTTTCTATGGCAACCTCTTGCTGTTGATAAGAAGCTCCATGCTTGCTTTGGGCAATCCTCAATAACACACCAGAGAAGAAAGTTTCAAGCTGTAGCTTTAACTTAATACGCATATGATGATACAAATTTAGAACAATGCTACAAACCGTTGAAAGAATTAAAGGACTCATAGACAAGCCAAAACGCATCAGATTGTGGAACAAGTCTTTCTGTATCAGAGCCAATAACTCAGGATGATTTCCAGAAGAAGCACCACTTACTTCTATGGCTGAATTAATTAACCCCAGTGCAAACAAGGGAACATCTTCATCATATGCTATAGGGTTGGATCTAGAACCAATTTCAATGGACTCCATAagattcagaagtgaacacagGAAATGAAATATCTCCACCATGCAGGGGACCCCATATGGATCCATCATAGGGTTTTCTCTATTAATAGCAACCTCCTTTTGAGTTTTCTCATCCGTTGTTTCATCCCCCTTGTCTGATGCGTTGGAAGGAACTGCAGCCGATGCTGACTTACCAGTGGATTCTGCACTAACACAACCATTGTCATGTTGTTTTCCGCCTGCCTGCACAAAAGTAAGTGACGATAAACAAGGGGATACTGGCCTCCACTTTTAGTGATTTAAGGGTCAAAGCTATGCAATATAAACATGTGTCTTGTGTTTCTTCCATTTTGTGCATACTAAATTATGCTTCAATTAAAGGATACaataaatagaaaagaaataacGCTTCAAGATCTCTTTAGTCCTGTATCAAAATAActaaataggaaaaaaaagaaattcttGTGAATCACTATATGCATGAATCCTTAAGGGAAAAAAGAAACTCTCTGTTCAGGTctagaaaggaaaataatatCTCATTTTGGTTGGACACCAGGGTGGATAATGGCTCTTTGAAGGAGTTAATTCCAGATTATTTACTTTGGCAGTAAACAACTAATCTACTTTGGCTGATAGCAGACGTAATGGTATTCGGAGCATAAAAATTAGAAGGAATTTCAATGACTGGGAGGTGATTAGGCTTGCTTAATTTTTCAATTTCCTGAACATTTATCAGCAACTATCCAGTACATCTGAGTTTTTACAGTGAGTTCTTTATCATCATTTGTCAAAGAAACAACATAAATTATCAAGCATACCAAGAAGGGTGAAAGAGTATAATTAAGTGAGAAGCTCGTAGATTGGTAGACATTAGATAAGGGGGAATGATGCCTAATTAATTTCGAAGTTCCAATTTGGCGATGTCATTGAATGATCATTCTGAACTAATTTGGATATTTATTCAATAATAACTAGTTTAGGACAATTTTTAGATAAATAAGTAAATCGAATATGACTAAAGGGTGCATCAGTTGTTGTACATTCCTATCATCTATAAATTCAACCCCCATCAAGCCAACAATCCTTGGTAGGCTAACTACTTCAGGACAACAATAATGGGACTCTGAACTAACCATTACAAGTAGTAAAAATATCCCACATGGttagtgaaaaattaaaattctaaaattacAAGAGACAAGTGCTGTCATTCAAGGACTTCATGAACAGTTATCTGGTCAAACTGGGTTACCAGCACTTCTCCATGTTCTAGAGacatttttttaatgatatgAACAAAGTTTATCCCATAAGGAAACCATAATTTTGCAAGTTAAGCAATTACATCAGAAATTCAGATTTAGACAAGATTATGCCAAAATTGTTGAGTACTTTGAACTATATCAGATTTAAGTATTTGGCCTAGCCCCAAATTCATCTATGGGCTGAGGGTAAGCCATATGCAAGCTCCAACCAATTATGAATGAGAACAAAAGTTACCCAGGTTTGAATAAGAATCACCATAGGCTCAACTCAAAAGGCCAATTTACAAACAAtcctaatatttattttttaatttaaactgAACATTTAACAAGTCATATTCTGGCCAAGAATCACTAGCACATGCAGCTATGGTCTCATTCAAACAAAGCataaaaaagatcaaaaaagtATATGTAAGTATGTAACAATATAAATTGAGAGCCCCAATTACCTCTGGGTCAGCACACAATCTGCTTTGCTGATCAAATTCATGCGCTTTGCTGACAATGTTAGGCAGGTGAGAGAAAATATGTCTCACCAATTCATGCATTGTGTGTCTTGCTATTCTCTGCAGCAGTTCACTTTTGGCACTAGCTTGATGAACAAGCCGAAAGCTAGTGTTTACAATGTTGCATACGTGATGATTACTCAAATTTGCTGATGCCTTACTTTTCATGCAAGCCAAAAGAACCTGAAATATCTTCATCAGCACCACTTCCTCAGAGGCAGGATCAGTCACTTCAAAGCGGCAACTTGTCACGGTCTCAACTATCTGATGTAAAGCTTTCTCCACATTCATGATAGATGAATCAATTATTTCAAGGGTTAAGAATTTGTATACAGAAGACAATGCAACACCGGTTATTGGTGCACCAGTTTCATCAGATTGAATCACATCCAAGAAAGGCTGAAGATATAGGAGTGGATCAACTCTGTTCCAGTGATGTTGCCATGAGAAGATACTTCTCCGTAATTCCTTGAAAGAATGGATGAGAGGATGCTCTAGATTATCATCAGCAGCAGCATAACGGAACCCCCACCTTACATTTCTCCTCATAACGGCCAAAACAGCACCAATTTCTGAATTTATTATACATGCTAAGGCACCTTTGGAAGGCTTTAGAGTACAATCCTTGGGTTCTGAAAATGAAGAATTGACTTCACTCTGCTGATTAAGGCACCCCATCATGATTTAACTTTTAATTTAGTTCACTTGAATTGTAAAAGAATCAAAAAGCGACAGCACGAATCAAGCAGCACCTTGCTGAATCATTTCCTGAGCAGCAACAAATTGGTTTAATATAAGACAGCCAACCGTTATAAGTAGATAAAGGCAAGTAAAACAATTAATGGGCTACCAAATAGCTACATTTCATTCACGGTGACAAACAACTGAGATATTGTTAAAAGATTAAAAAGCTGAGAGTTATTACAAGAAGAGCGCGATGCCTTTAAGAAGAAAGCCAAAAATAAGAGATATCCTAACCAAGGTAATTATGAAGTGCCTTTTAAGGGAAAAATACACGACCAAGTTATAGCTAGTAGATGAAGCACCTAATTCCTTCAAAAGAACGATATCAGAAAACTGAGTGAGATAACTAGACCATTTTCAAATTGTGCTCTTCTATTATATTAATTGTACATACTAAATGAGTCAATCTACATTCATTTTATTGAAGACGAATCTAAGGCTTCTTCATAGCTATTGCAGCATAGTTATGGATTAGGTTCTTACAATGCAACtaaaatattaaagttcataatTTGATGCGTAAGCATATGTGGTGATAAACATTTGAGGATTACACATAGATGCAAGAGGGGCTTGTTAT
The sequence above is a segment of the Solanum dulcamara chromosome 11, daSolDulc1.2, whole genome shotgun sequence genome. Coding sequences within it:
- the LOC129874339 gene encoding ARF guanine-nucleotide exchange factor GNOM-like, with product MMGCLNQQSEVNSSFSEPKDCTLKPSKGALACIINSEIGAVLAVMRRNVRWGFRYAAADDNLEHPLIHSFKELRRSIFSWQHHWNRVDPLLYLQPFLDVIQSDETGAPITGVALSSVYKFLTLEIIDSSIMNVEKALHQIVETVTSCRFEVTDPASEEVVLMKIFQVLLACMKSKASANLSNHHVCNIVNTSFRLVHQASAKSELLQRIARHTMHELVRHIFSHLPNIVSKAHEFDQQSRLCADPEAGGKQHDNGCVSAESTGKSASAAVPSNASDKGDETTDEKTQKEVAINRENPMMDPYGVPCMVEIFHFLCSLLNLMESIEIGSRSNPIAYDEDVPLFALGLINSAIEVSGASSGNHPELLALIQKDLFHNLMRFGLSMSPLILSTVCSIVLNLYHHMRIKLKLQLETFFSGVLLRIAQSKHGASYQQQEVAIETLVDFCRQSMFMPEMYANFDCDISCSNVFEDLSNLLSKSSFPVNIPLSALNTLALDGLIAMMQGMANRISQDSFVSEQASIDLGEYRSFWTEICKDYSDPNHWVPFVRKMKLIKRKLLIGVDHFNRDPKKGMEFLQGVHLLPEKRDPKSVAYFFRYMTGLDKNLIGDFLGSHEDFYTEVLHEFAGTFDFRDMNLDIALRIFLETFRLPGESQKIQRVLEAFAERYYEQSQNILADKDAALLLSYSIIMLNTDQHNAQVKKKMTEEDFIRNNRRINGGNDLPREFLSKLYHSICEDEIRITPERGAGSPMMAPSHWIGLVHKSRQTSPYIVCDPGPYLDYDMFTMLSGPAIAAISVVFDNVEQEDVWKACINGFLAIAKIAAAYSFDDVLNDLVVSLCKFTTLLLPSYVDEFTVAFAEDGKARLVTLAVFTIANKYGDHIRSGWKNILDCILSLHKLGLLPTRLFSDAADDLESTADADPRRPTALSPSPSHFPSLAPSRKSSGLMGVFSQLLYLDEEPAPQPTEQQLAARQQTLQTIQSCHIDSFFAESKFLQAESLLQLVRALVLAAGKPRKRNNSLEDEETAVFCLELLIAITINNRDRIMLLWQVVYDHIESVVHFTTMPSTLVEKAVFGLLRICQRLLPYKENLTDELLKSLQLILKLDARVADAFLEQITREVMHIVKANAMQIRSHIGWRTIISLLSFAARHPEASETGFDTLAFIMADGAHLLPANYVLCLNVAAQFADSHVGNVDQSVRSLDLMAGSLISLIRWSHKAKEALGQAAAVKMTQDITEMWLRLIQGLRKFCKDRREEVRDHAILMLQRCLTGVDGIHIPEDLWLQCFDQVIFTLVDELLNLSQPSSVKDYRSTEGAIVLALKLMFKMFLESLHHLCQSASFCKLWLGVLTLTERCMKVKFKGKRSEKIPELISELLKNTLLVMKTSGILGPSNPVGGDSFWKSTWLHVHKIFPSLQSEIFPTNEVEQLEKQHVQAGCSPLTEGNVIVSSDNSTA